In Monodelphis domestica isolate mMonDom1 chromosome 3, mMonDom1.pri, whole genome shotgun sequence, the following proteins share a genomic window:
- the LOC100019645 gene encoding leucine-rich repeat-containing protein 14-like isoform X1 yields MVTAESLQLAPPVRGGTGFIVTPVTAAPSERGEVAVGEAALRLRCGNARVFAGFGGSDSGSSGGKRYYLSCVIGGSCPPYSAMRPLVFLCAQQVIKDEESACQALELLPQDLYPVLFKAAFMHGKTLLLQALVHTWPYPILSFKQLLQDRPHCRRALRQDWPHCLRALLQECPNCPRALLQDRPAEELVQAMIMGVKARLEESTDNGTQQSLYRRHPLQLLDMTGLLDYGYEEDLKTMKMWARTMTMAQTGICHLLDKVEQPNESPNKCRKVEDLPCTLLPVEVRVDLWVTPSSSGFLKQALQNNAISPLRLCCRDFRAEDLPPDITVDLLGLLDHSSLRRLDLSFFTLEAGGVWEIVASIMKFTNLLSLKLQYSNMDVWRLWAMLEGTFSFLASEMSKLKRLKELNLGTSWLSGQLRQLLSGLQCPLESLELPVCYLLPVDLSYLSQSPHAPHLKKLDLSGNNLSGDLLPPFQALLGEASDSLLCLKVTECQLMDVHLISTLPLLSRCTRLRYLGLYDNPLSSIGLKALLSRSEVMPDLQLVVYPFPVDCYKDLPGVPLSANLLEDYIDEEKFAQVQGEMHQMLIAAGRADVLWTTDVYGPNMPDYFSL; encoded by the exons ATGGTGACCGCGGAGTCTCTCCAGCTCGCGCCTCCGGTGAGGGGCGGGACAGGATTCATTGTGACGCCAGTGACAGCCGCGCCCTCAGAGCGCGGGGAGGTGGCGGTGGGAGAGGCTGCTTTGCGGCTGCGGTGCGGGAACGCTCGGGTGTTTGCTGGCTTTGGGGGCAGCGACAGCGGCAGCAGTGGCGGAAAGAG GTACTACCTGTCCTGTGTCATAGGTGGCAGCTGCCCACCATATTCAGCCATGCGTCCGCTGGTGTTCCTGTGTGCCCAACAGGTGATCAAAGATGAGGAATCTGCATGCCAGGCCTTAGAGCTTCTGCCACAGGACTTGTACCCAGTCCTGTTCAAGGCAGCCTTCATGCATGGGAAGACATTGTTGCTTCAGGCATTGGTGCATACATGGCCCTACCCCATTCTCAGCTTCAAACAGTTATTGCAAGATCGACCACATTGCCGTAGGGCTCTGAGGCAGGACTGGCCACACTGCCTCCGAGCCCTTCTCCAGGAGTGTCCAAACTGCCCCCGGGCCTTGCTTCAGGACCGACCTGCAGAGGAGCTGGTACAGGCAATGATCATGGGAGTAAAAGCGCGGCTGGAAGAATCAACAGATAATGGAACCCAGCAGTCCCTCTACAG GAGACATCCACTACAGCTATTAGACATGACTGGACTCCTGGATTATGGCTATGAGGAGGACCTAAAAACTATGAAAATGTGGGCCCGTACCATGACCATGGCCCAAACTGGCATTTGCCACCTCTTGGACAAAGTTGAGCAACCAAATGAAAGCCCCAACAAGTGTAGGAAGGTTGAGGACTTGCCGTGCACACTTCTCCCTGTGGAAGTACGAGTAGATCTCTGGGTAACCCCCTCCTCCAGTGGCTTTCTGAAGCAGGCCCTACAGAATAATGCAATCAGCCCCCTGCGCTTGTGCTGCCGGGATTTCCGAGCCGAAGACCTCCCACCAGACATCACTGTGGATCTCCTAGGTCTATTGGACCACTCAAGTTTACGCCGGCTAGACCTGTCCTTCTTTACTCTAGAAGCAGGAGGAGTGTGGGAGATTGTGGCTTCCATCATGAAGTTCACTAATCTGCTGAGTTTGAAACTTCAGTACAGCAATATGGATGTGTGGCGACTCTGGGCCATGTTGGAAGGCACCTTCAGCTTCTTGGCTTCAGAGATGAGCAAGCTGAAACGCCTCAAAGAGCTTAATCTGGGTACCTCCTGGCTCTCTGGCCAGCTGAGGCAGCTGCTTAG TGGCCTGCAGTGTCCCCTGGAAAGCCTGGAACTTCCTGTCTGCTACCTGCTCCCTGTGGACTTGAGCTACTTGTCCCAAAGCCCCCATGCTCCCCACCTCAAAAAACTGGACCTCAGTGGCAACAACCTGTCAGGTGACCTCTTACCCCCCTTCCAGGCTCTTTTGGGGGAGGCCTCAGACTCCTTGCTGTGTCTCAAGGTGACAGAGTGCCAGCTTATGGATGTTCACCTTATTAGTACCCTGCCACTCTTGTCCCGCTGTACCCGCCTACGATACCTTGGTCTCTATGACAATCCCCTTTCTAGCATTGGCCTGAAGGCCTTACTGTCACGTTCTGAGGTAATGCCTGACCTCCAGCTGGTAGTGTACCCATTTCCTGTGGACTGCTATAAGGACCTGCCTGGTGTGCCCCTTTCTGCAAACCTCTTGGAGGACTATATTGATGAGGAGAAGTTTGCTCAGGTTCAGGGAGAGATGCACCAGATGCTAATAGCGGCAGGCAGGGCTGATGTGCTGTGGACCACAGATGTCTATGGCCCAAATATGCCCGACTACTTTAGCTTGTGA
- the LOC100019645 gene encoding leucine-rich repeat-containing protein 14-like isoform X2 produces the protein MRPLVFLCAQQVIKDEESACQALELLPQDLYPVLFKAAFMHGKTLLLQALVHTWPYPILSFKQLLQDRPHCRRALRQDWPHCLRALLQECPNCPRALLQDRPAEELVQAMIMGVKARLEESTDNGTQQSLYRRHPLQLLDMTGLLDYGYEEDLKTMKMWARTMTMAQTGICHLLDKVEQPNESPNKCRKVEDLPCTLLPVEVRVDLWVTPSSSGFLKQALQNNAISPLRLCCRDFRAEDLPPDITVDLLGLLDHSSLRRLDLSFFTLEAGGVWEIVASIMKFTNLLSLKLQYSNMDVWRLWAMLEGTFSFLASEMSKLKRLKELNLGTSWLSGQLRQLLSGLQCPLESLELPVCYLLPVDLSYLSQSPHAPHLKKLDLSGNNLSGDLLPPFQALLGEASDSLLCLKVTECQLMDVHLISTLPLLSRCTRLRYLGLYDNPLSSIGLKALLSRSEVMPDLQLVVYPFPVDCYKDLPGVPLSANLLEDYIDEEKFAQVQGEMHQMLIAAGRADVLWTTDVYGPNMPDYFSL, from the exons ATGCGTCCGCTGGTGTTCCTGTGTGCCCAACAGGTGATCAAAGATGAGGAATCTGCATGCCAGGCCTTAGAGCTTCTGCCACAGGACTTGTACCCAGTCCTGTTCAAGGCAGCCTTCATGCATGGGAAGACATTGTTGCTTCAGGCATTGGTGCATACATGGCCCTACCCCATTCTCAGCTTCAAACAGTTATTGCAAGATCGACCACATTGCCGTAGGGCTCTGAGGCAGGACTGGCCACACTGCCTCCGAGCCCTTCTCCAGGAGTGTCCAAACTGCCCCCGGGCCTTGCTTCAGGACCGACCTGCAGAGGAGCTGGTACAGGCAATGATCATGGGAGTAAAAGCGCGGCTGGAAGAATCAACAGATAATGGAACCCAGCAGTCCCTCTACAG GAGACATCCACTACAGCTATTAGACATGACTGGACTCCTGGATTATGGCTATGAGGAGGACCTAAAAACTATGAAAATGTGGGCCCGTACCATGACCATGGCCCAAACTGGCATTTGCCACCTCTTGGACAAAGTTGAGCAACCAAATGAAAGCCCCAACAAGTGTAGGAAGGTTGAGGACTTGCCGTGCACACTTCTCCCTGTGGAAGTACGAGTAGATCTCTGGGTAACCCCCTCCTCCAGTGGCTTTCTGAAGCAGGCCCTACAGAATAATGCAATCAGCCCCCTGCGCTTGTGCTGCCGGGATTTCCGAGCCGAAGACCTCCCACCAGACATCACTGTGGATCTCCTAGGTCTATTGGACCACTCAAGTTTACGCCGGCTAGACCTGTCCTTCTTTACTCTAGAAGCAGGAGGAGTGTGGGAGATTGTGGCTTCCATCATGAAGTTCACTAATCTGCTGAGTTTGAAACTTCAGTACAGCAATATGGATGTGTGGCGACTCTGGGCCATGTTGGAAGGCACCTTCAGCTTCTTGGCTTCAGAGATGAGCAAGCTGAAACGCCTCAAAGAGCTTAATCTGGGTACCTCCTGGCTCTCTGGCCAGCTGAGGCAGCTGCTTAG TGGCCTGCAGTGTCCCCTGGAAAGCCTGGAACTTCCTGTCTGCTACCTGCTCCCTGTGGACTTGAGCTACTTGTCCCAAAGCCCCCATGCTCCCCACCTCAAAAAACTGGACCTCAGTGGCAACAACCTGTCAGGTGACCTCTTACCCCCCTTCCAGGCTCTTTTGGGGGAGGCCTCAGACTCCTTGCTGTGTCTCAAGGTGACAGAGTGCCAGCTTATGGATGTTCACCTTATTAGTACCCTGCCACTCTTGTCCCGCTGTACCCGCCTACGATACCTTGGTCTCTATGACAATCCCCTTTCTAGCATTGGCCTGAAGGCCTTACTGTCACGTTCTGAGGTAATGCCTGACCTCCAGCTGGTAGTGTACCCATTTCCTGTGGACTGCTATAAGGACCTGCCTGGTGTGCCCCTTTCTGCAAACCTCTTGGAGGACTATATTGATGAGGAGAAGTTTGCTCAGGTTCAGGGAGAGATGCACCAGATGCTAATAGCGGCAGGCAGGGCTGATGTGCTGTGGACCACAGATGTCTATGGCCCAAATATGCCCGACTACTTTAGCTTGTGA